From the Stigmatopora argus isolate UIUO_Sarg chromosome 12, RoL_Sarg_1.0, whole genome shotgun sequence genome, the window CCAACTTCACCCATGACAGCAAATTTCAGTGTCCAAAACAGACTACAACAGAATATCCATATTTTTGCCATCAATTATCGCTAACGTACAATTATTCGCTACTTTTGAGTCTGAAACCGCCGTTTTAAGACCCCGTTTTTGCTTTTCCCTCTCTTCCCCTTTTTGTGGACAGGTTCAGCGGCAGCGCCCGCGTTCTCCCGAAGACGCCCGGGGCATGAAAGCGGAGCGCCTGGCCCTTTCTCCGGGAACCCGCTTTAGCGGTCCCCAGTAGCGCCCTCCGGATGAGGTAACGCCAGCCAGCCGGCCACTTTCCATCTGGGCCATGGGCCAGAAAATCTCGGGCGGCGTCAAGTCGGTGGACGGGCGCGCggagagcggcggcggcggcgatggtAGCGGTGGTGCCGGTGGCTCTCCGTCCTACCGTCCGGCGCTCCAGCGCGGTCATCGGGCGGAACCCAGGGGACCGGATTTCTCCAAACCCCCCAGGCTGGACCTCCTCCTGGACATGCCGTGCGCCGGTCCGGACGCGCGTCTGCGCCACGCGTGGAACGCCGACGACCGCTCGCTGAACATTTTCATCAAGGAGGAGGACAAATTGACGTTTCACCGCCACCCGGTGGCGCAGAGCACCGACTGCGTCCGGGGGCGGGTGGGCTACACGCGGGGGCTCCACGTGTGGCGCATCCACTGGCCCTGCCGGCAGCGCGGCACCCACGCCGTGGTGGGCGTGGCCACCGCCCAGGCCCCCCTGCACTCGGTGGGCTACACGGCCCTGGTGGGCTCGGACCGCGAGTCCTGGGGCTGGGATCTGGGCCGGAACCGCCTGTACCACGACAGCAAGAACCGGGCCCAGGGCTCGCCGCCCACCTACCCGGCCTTCCTGGAGCCCGAGGAGGCCTTCGCCCTGCCGGACTCGCTGCTGGTGGTGCTGGACATGGACGAGGGAACGCTGAGCTTCGTGGTGGACGGACAGTACTTGGGGGTGGCCTTCCGGGGACTCAAGGGCAAGAAGCTCCACCCCATCGTCAGCGCCGTCTGGGGACACTGCGAGATTTCCATCAGCTACATCAACGGCCTTGATCGTAAGTTGACGCATGGGGGggggtacacggttgattggtcgcccggaaggttattgataattaccatttaaaattgttgctcaaattccctaaatacaaactgcgaatgactatttagtcatacttaatgccctagtcattattaggctaaagaaaagctccaaatttccctggACTTTGATCTTTTTTTGTCGAAATACGAAAAGGCGCAAAGAACACGAAGCCGTCCGACTTGACCGGTCGCCAACGAATGAGTTAACAAAACCGGTACGTTGAATTCCGCCAGCGCCGCTTTGACTTTATGGCTGCCGAGGAGGCTTTCTAATGAAAGAAGTGAGCGCGGCGGTTTTATGGCAGCCATTTTCTCCTCGGCTTCCTCTCCGCTCCATTGCCCCGCCCGTCATTACGCCCAATCGCGCGGGAAAACACGCAGGACATAAAAGCCGCCGCTCGCGCGCGCTTGCCAAATAACAAGTCAGACGAGTAATGAGCTCCGACGCCGAAGAAGTGCCGATGCGCACGTTTTGCCTAATTGTTGACACGTTACACGTGTAAGCCATTAACTTGGGTTTCCTTTATTGCCCTGCCGAACCTTCCTCCTTACCCCGCCTTTGCTGTGGGCGACGTCCCGAGATCCCATTCGATCCGGTGGGATGCGTGGGTTTTCAGTAGTTTGTGTTATCAAAGGTGTGGCCAGCGGGCCGGAAGTGGTCCGCCGAGGGGGTAAAATCCGGCCCACTAGCGCCCTGATGGCcattttgtagctcattcaaaGTGTAcgtacagtaattcctcgattatcgcagttaatATATATCAGATATGggcgcgataaacgaaaaaccgcgtagggcacaggtgtcaaagtggcggcccgggggccaaatctggcccgccacatctttttgtgtggcccaggaaagtaaatgatgagtgtcgacattctgttttaggatcaaattcaaatgaagagtatagattatgtacattaaattttctgattttcccttttaaatcaataattgtcatttttaatccattttttctgtgtttttagttcaaaaatcattttgtaatatctaaaaatatatttaagaaaagctacaataaacattgttttagatctatgaaaaaacggaatatttagggcttttaatccaattattaaaaaaaatctaaatattatattttaagggtgaaatcaagttgacgttaaagcggcccacgaaccaacccgagtctgacacccctggcgttGGGTCActccaatt encodes:
- the spsb4a gene encoding SPRY domain-containing SOCS box protein 4a isoform X1 — translated: MGQKISGGVKSVDGRAESGGGGDGSGGAGGSPSYRPALQRGHRAEPRGPDFSKPPRLDLLLDMPCAGPDARLRHAWNADDRSLNIFIKEEDKLTFHRHPVAQSTDCVRGRVGYTRGLHVWRIHWPCRQRGTHAVVGVATAQAPLHSVGYTALVGSDRESWGWDLGRNRLYHDSKNRAQGSPPTYPAFLEPEEAFALPDSLLVVLDMDEGTLSFVVDGQYLGVAFRGLKGKKLHPIVSAVWGHCEISISYINGLDPEPLPLTDLCRRAARLALGRDRLQEIHSLPLPDSLKNYLQYQ
- the spsb4a gene encoding SPRY domain-containing SOCS box protein 4a isoform X2; amino-acid sequence: MGQKISGGVKSVDGRAESGGGGDGSGGAGGSPSYRPALQRGHRAEPRGPDFSKPPRLDLLLDMPCAGPDARLRHAWNADDRSLNIFIKEEDKLTFHRHPVAQSTDCVRGRVGYTRGLHVWRIHWPCRQRGTHAVVGVATAQAPLHSVGYTALVGSDRESWGWDLGRNRLYHDSKNRAQGSPPTYPAFLEPEEAFALPDSLLVVLDMDEGTLSFVVDGQYLGVAFRGLKGKKLHPIVSAVWGHCEISISYINGLDPPLTGTEVLNKLQEVT